Genomic DNA from Rhodothermales bacterium:
CTTTCGTTTTTCCCGAAACGATGCGGTGACGCCCTACTCGTTGTCGTCCGGCCCGAGTTTCGTCGTGATCAGCACCACGCCGTTCGCGCCCCGCGCGCCGTAGAGCGCCGTGGAGCCGACGTCCTTGATGATCTCGATGCGCTTCACGTCGCGGATGTTCAGCCAGCTGAGACCGTTCCCGTCGTGATGCAGCACGGGCATGCCGTCGACGACATACAGGGGTTCGGTTCCACCGAGGAAGGAGCTGGCGTTGCGGATCCGGACTTTGAAGCCGCCACCGGGCAGTTCATCCACCTCCACGCCGGCGACCTGACCGTGCAGCAATTGCTCGGTGAAGGCGTGCTGCCGGTTGTTCTCCTCGTCCTCGACGACCGAGGCCCAGCCGACATGCTGGCCGGCGGCGGCCGCGATGCCGCGCGAGCGTACGTCCGCGACGTACGGATCCACTTCCTCTTCAGGCTCCTCGGAGGCCATGTCACGGCTCGAGGCGCATGCGCCCAGTACGAGAGGAGCGCCGAGGCAAAAACAGGCAATCAGCAGGCGTGAACCAGGCATAGGCGTAGGCGGATAACCGCTGGAATGGGTGCACGATGTTGAATGGCGCGTCGGACGCGACGGTTCCTGTCGCCCCAAAAGCCGCGCCCCCTGCATCCAGGGATACAGGGGGCGCGGCGCGGTACGGTGTCTGTCTGAACGCGTTCGGGTTGTCCCGAAGCATTCAAGTCGCTTCTAAAACCGAGCTGAATCCAGAATCAAGCTCAGGATACGACGCCGTCTGAAGATTATTCAGACAGTGCCTCAGCAGGTCCTGAACATGCTGTTCAACATGCCTTCAGCGCACTGTCTCAGGGCATCAGGCGTGTAGAACCTGAAACGAGTTGAGGATACGGCGCGGTCTGAAGATGTCAGACTGCGCCTAGTTCCAGCCTGGATTCTGCGTCAATTCGCCGAGCAGGATTTCGCGGGGCGGGACCATATACAGGAAGCGGTCCGGCCGGATGTTGTACACATCCAGCGTCTTCGAGTCGCGCGCGCGGAAGGCCTGACCGTGCGCGACCATCACGCGTTCCGCGACGTCGGAGCCGAAGCGCATGAGGTCGAGCCAGTAGTGGCCTTCGCCCAGCAGTTCGATCATCCGCTCGTGCAGGATGGCATCGCCCATCGGGCTGCCGGTCGTGGCGCCCGAGAAATCACCCAGGTTGACCGGCGGCAGGCCGGCACGGTCGCGCACCCGGTTCAGGTACGTCATCGCCTGCCCATCGTTGCTCGAGCGCCAGTACGCTTCCGCCGCCGAGAGGAGCGCGTCGGCGAACCGGAACGAGATCCAGTTGACGTTCATCTGGCCCTGGCCGTTGATGGCCGCCGGCCAGTAGAACTTGTTGAGGTACGGGATCGAGTCGTTGAAGGCGATTTCCGGGTAGGCGCTATTGCCCGCGGCTTCCCACCAGCCGATCGCGTCGGCGTACCGCAGGTCGCCCGGCTCGTACGCGTTGATCACGTCCGGCGTCGGCATGTACCGGCCGAGGGGTACGACGGTCGGGATGGCGAAGACGCCGCCGGCCGTGTACGGCAGGATGTCCACGAGGAGCGCGTCGATCTGCGGCTGCCCGGCGATGTTCGGGTTGAACTGCAGTTCGAAGATCGATTCCGCGTTGTTCTTGTTCGCGGGATCGAAGACCGACAGGTAGGTCGGCATCATCGAGTAGCTGTAGGGGCCCGCGTCGAGTGCCGTGAATTCGGTGGCGGCGCCGGTGAAGTTGCCGGTGAGCAGGTAGGTCTTGCCCAGCAGGAAGCGCGCGGCACCCTGCGTGGCACGACCCACGTTGGCCCCGCTGTAGCTGACGGGCAGCTTCGCGATGGCATCCTGAAGGTCGGTCACGATCTGGGTGTAGACCTCCGACGCGGGGCGACGCCCGCCTTCGGGCACGGCCTGCGACGGGGACGTGATTTCTTCGAGCGAAAGCGGGATATCGCCCCAGAACTGCACGCCATTCCAGTAGCACAGCGCCCGGATGAACTTCGCCTCACCGATGATGCGGTCCTTCTGGGCGGCGTCGGGAAACTCGACAGCGTCGATGCGGCCGATGACGACGTTGGCCTCCTTGATGGTCTGGTACATCCGCTGCCAGTTGCGCTCCACGACGCCGTTGGCGACGTCCATCGTGAACTCATCCAGCTGCGGGATGCCGGCGACCGTATGCGGCAGGTTGACGTCGAAATGGCGCGTCAGCGTGGGCCCGCGGAGGTCGGTCATGTAGCGATAATCTTCATCGCCCATGAAGCCCCGAAGGCGCGCATACACGCCATTGACCGCCTGCTCCATTTGCGTAGGCGTCTCGTAGAAGTTGGCCGTCGTCGAGAACGAGGCCGGGTCGGGTTCGAGGAACGAATCGCAGCCCGTCCACAGCACAACCATGCAGAGCACGGGCAGGATGCGTTTGATCATATTCGAATGTCTCATTGTGTTCTCAGTATTAAGCTTGGATTCGACAGAGAGCGGAAAAACGGCCGTGGGCGCGTTCGTCCGTTAGCGGCTGAACCGGTGGGCATCACAGGTTCAGCTCGATGCCGAAGGTGAAGCTCCTGGGAATCGGGTAGTTGCCAAAGTCGAGACCCGGCGCGACGTTGGCGCGCTCGCGGTCGGTGACGTCGGGGTTGCCCGGATACGGCGAGAGGATCATCAGGTTGTCGCCCGAGAGGTACACGCTCGAACCGGCCAGCGCACCCTTGTCGAAGTTGTAGCGCACCATGAGGTTGCGCAGCCAGATGTAGCTGGCGTCCGACAGGATGAGCGAGTGGTTGTTGTCGCGGTACTGCTGCCGGCCGAAGGCGCCACCGTTCATCGTCGGGGTGATGCCGTCGCCCGGCTGATCCGGGGAGAGCCACATGTTCTGGACGTAATCCGAGTCCACAATGAACAGACCGTCGATGTTACGCGACGTACGGAAGAACTCCGAGCGCAGGTTGTCGCCGCCGAACGAGCCCGTGAAGAGCGCGCGGACGTCGATATTCCCGAAGCTCAGGGTCTGCGTCATGCCGAAGATGAAGTCCGGGTAGTTGTCACCCAGCACGGCGAAGTCGCCGCCGGCTTCCACCATGACCCGTTCCGTGATGGAGCCGTCGCCGTTCAGGTCGCGGATGATGAAGCTGCCCGGCACGGCGCCGGCGTAGGACGTCAGGCTCGCGATCTGGGCAGTGCTTTCGTACAGGCCGTCGATGATGTAGCCGACGTAGGTGGCCATCGGAAGGCCGACACGGTGGATGAAGGCCGTCGGGCCGGCATCACGATAGAAGATGTCGTTGCCGTCCGGCAGCTTGGTCACTTGGTTGCGGTTGAAGGCCACGTTGAAGTCGGTCGTCCACGAGAACTTGTCGCGGCTGACGTTCACGGTGCTCAGGCTCAGTTCCAGACCGCGGTTGCGGATTTCGCCGAGGTTCTGCGTCACGTTCGTGAAGCCCGTCAGGTACGGCAGATCGCGCTGGAGCAGCAGGCTGTTCGTGTTGCGCTGGTAGAGCTCCATCGAGAGCCGCACCTGGTAGTTGTGCAGCGCGGCGTCCAGACCGAAGTTGACTTCTTCCGTCTTTTCCCAGGCGAGGTCGGCGTTGCCCAGCGTGTTGAGCAGGCGGCCGGCGGCCTCGTTGTTGCCGAGCACGTAGTTGCCCGTCACGACGGTACCCAGCTGCGAGTAGTTGCCGATCTGGTTGTTACCCGTCTCGCCGTAGCTGATGCGGGCGCGCAGTTCGGGAACGTCGGTGCGGAGCCCCGCCATGAACTTCTCGTTGTGCAGGTTCCACGCGAAGGCGCCCGAGGGGAACGTACCCCAGCGTTTGTTCTCGCCGAAGCGGGAGGAGCCGTCCGTACGGATGGTGCCGGTAAAGACGTATTTGTCCTTGATGTTGTAGTTCAAACGCGCCAGGCCGGACAGCAGCGACCAGCTCTGTTCGTTCGTATTGCCCGTCAGGTTGAAAGCCACGTTGAGCGTGCGGATGTCGTCGCTCGGGAAGAGGCCGTTGAAGGCGCTCGTGATCGTGTTTTCGCGCTGGGCCGTGACACCCGCGAGGGCGTCGAGCCGGCCGGGGCCGATGTTCTTCGTCAGGTTCAGCGTCGTTTCCGAGAGCCAGTTCAGGTAGGAGCTGGTGCCAAACGAACCGGAAGGAACGGTCGGCGGGGAGACGCGGATCTGACCGATCGTCGACGGGCGGAACTGCTCGCGGTCGGAGCTCGAGTAGTCGACGTTGAAGCTCTGGCGCAGCTCGAGGCCATCGACGATTTCGTAGTTCACGAACGCGCTGCTGATGGCCCGGAGGCCCGTCTGCTTGTCCACGTCCTCGTTGAGCCAGAGGACCGGGTTCGGCTGCGACCAAACGCCCGTACACCCGACTTCGTCCGACGTGTCGCCGATTTGCGGGTTCAGGCTGCCGTCGGCCAGGCGGACCGGCGAGAGCGGGCACATCATCCAGGCGCCGCCGCCCGGATCGTTGTTGCCGCCGCGGCCCGTGCCACCCTCGAAACCGAGGTTGCGGATGGAGAACACCGGCGCGACGCGGAGGCCGGCCGTGACCTTGTCGGAGAGGTTGGCTTCCAGGTTGGCGCGGAGGGAAACGCGGTTGAAGTCCGTATTAAGCACCTGGCCTTCCTGGCGGGTATAACCGGCAGAGAAGTAGGACCGAACCTGGTTGCTGCCGCCGCTCGCCGAAACCTGGATATTGTACTGGTTCGACACGCGGTTGATCTGATCCCACCAGTTGGTGCCCTGCCCCCGGTACTGCTCGGGGTTCTGGTATTCCACCGGAATCGCCGTGGCGGTCCCGGCGTCGATACGGCCCTGCCAGAGTCGATTCTGGAAGAGCGCGAACTCGTAGCCGTTGGCGGCGTCGATCGTCATGCGGTCGATCGGGTGGTTCTGACCCGAATACGCCGAGATGCTCAGCTGGCGCGGGCCGGCGGAGCCGCTCTTCGTCGTCACGATGACGACGCCGTTCGAGGCGCGCGAGCCGTAGATGGCGGTCGCCGAGGCGTCCTTGAGCAGCGTGATCGAGGCGATGTCCTCGGCCGGGATGTCCGCCAGCGGGTTGCGGACGTTGGTCGTCGTCTGATCGGCCTGCGGCAGCGCAAACCCGTCGACGACGTACAGCGGCTGGCCGCCGGCGCCCACGTTGCCGATGCCGCGGACCTGGATGTTCGGACCGCCGCCCGGGACGCCTGTCGCCGTCTGCACCTGCACGCCGGCGATCTGGCCCTGGATGACCTGGTCGACGGACGTACGCGGCATGCCGGAGATGTTTTCCGCGTTGATGACGCCCACCGAGCCGGTGACGTCCTCACTGCGCACGGTACCGTAGCCGACGACCGTCACTTCGCCGAGGTCGATCGCCGACTCGGTCATGCCGAAGTCGACATTCGTCGTGCCGCCGGCCGTGACGACGACGTCGGTGCGTTCGATGGGCACGAACCCGACGAAGCGGGCGCGCGCGATGTAGGTGCCGGGCGCCACGTTGGTGATCGTGTAGCGTCCGTTCAGGTCGCTCGTGGCGCCTTTCGAGGTGCCGACCAGCGAGACGGTGGCGCCGGGAAGCGGATCACCGGTCTTCACGTCGGTGATGACACCGGACACCGTCCCCTGGGCGAGCGCCTGCTGCGGCGAAAAGGTGAAGGCCGAACAGACAGCGAGTACAAGCATCAGCACCGCGGATAGTCCATGGCGCCGCATGCGTGTCGCGTGTCGTTGCGATGCGTGCGTTGCGTTCATAGCTGAATCTTTCATGGTAGACTTCTACAAAGAGGACTCGTTAGAAAAAGCGCTGCGTCCACGCTCGGCGTGCCGGCCGGACGCGTACGCATCAATAGGACGGCAGCGAGATCCCGAGACGAAGCACGAGGTTGCTGATGCGCTGCTGATCCGAGGAAAAGGCGATGGTGCGGACGATGTAGTCCTCATCCATGAATCCGGAGAGCGCGAGTCCGTAGCGGATCTCGGGGAAGAACACGAGGCCCCAGCCTTCGGGCTGGAATTCGAGGCCGGCGCCGATGTTGAAGCTGGCGAACGACGTCGATCCCTTCGGATTGTCCAGCGTCTGCCGCAGATCGGGTTGATCCGTGTGCAGGAAGTTGAACGAGGGACCCAGCACGACATAGGGGCTGAGCGTTTCCATCCGGAAATGGATCAGGAAATCGAGCGGGAATTCGGCGACGCGAATGCTCGACTTCAGCGGATTCAGTGCAGCGCTCAACCCCTCGATCTCCCAGTCGAAGTCGGCCTGACGAACGAACGCGCCGGGACGGAACGTGACTTTCCCAAAACGGAAATCGTAGAACATGCCCAGATTAAAACCGCCCGAGGGTTCGAACGAATTGGAGGCCGAACTCGTGAAACTGGGCGAGTTGGCCATGTTCAGCGCATATCCGCCGGCAAAGCCGATCTGCGCTTTCGCCGGCAACGTCAGCAACACGAGCAGAGATGCGAGTAATAATCCCTTGCTTGGCGATGCGGTCATAATACATCCTCCATCGTGACAGTTAAACAAATGACGATGGCGACAACCCGGCACATGCTCGCGCGCGTGGGATGCCCTCGGGTCGGTGTCCGGGGGCAACGTGCCTTCCAGGGCGGGGGCGGTGGATCGCTCGCACTGGGAATTCACGTCCATTTACGGGGAGGATGCACCGCGTGCGCTCATCGGGCGCAGGAAGCGCTATGTATCTCTCAACGGAAGCAGACCAAGGGGGGACGCTCCCGCTGTCGGGATTTCGGTGGTGCGTGGCGAACGCCGCCGAGGTGGTGGTAGCGGGATTCGCCTCTATAAATTAACCGGTCGCTGACCGGGGAGGGCGGCGGTTGTACGCCGTGAACCGTACGTAGAAACCAGGAAAACCGCTTTCGCGCGGGACGATCTGGCACGACACCGGCAGAATATCTAATGCCCGAGTAAAAAACAAGCCCGGAAGCGATCCCGGCGTCATGAGAACCCCGACGCCGGCGCCGGCGCGCCGCCCGGCACGTGGGCCTGCTTCCAGGCATAATAAATCCAGGGATTTTCAACCGATCGTCGACAAAA
This window encodes:
- a CDS encoding SusC/RagA family TonB-linked outer membrane protein, yielding MLVLAVCSAFTFSPQQALAQGTVSGVITDVKTGDPLPGATVSLVGTSKGATSDLNGRYTITNVAPGTYIARARFVGFVPIERTDVVVTAGGTTNVDFGMTESAIDLGEVTVVGYGTVRSEDVTGSVGVINAENISGMPRTSVDQVIQGQIAGVQVQTATGVPGGGPNIQVRGIGNVGAGGQPLYVVDGFALPQADQTTTNVRNPLADIPAEDIASITLLKDASATAIYGSRASNGVVIVTTKSGSAGPRQLSISAYSGQNHPIDRMTIDAANGYEFALFQNRLWQGRIDAGTATAIPVEYQNPEQYRGQGTNWWDQINRVSNQYNIQVSASGGSNQVRSYFSAGYTRQEGQVLNTDFNRVSLRANLEANLSDKVTAGLRVAPVFSIRNLGFEGGTGRGGNNDPGGGAWMMCPLSPVRLADGSLNPQIGDTSDEVGCTGVWSQPNPVLWLNEDVDKQTGLRAISSAFVNYEIVDGLELRQSFNVDYSSSDREQFRPSTIGQIRVSPPTVPSGSFGTSSYLNWLSETTLNLTKNIGPGRLDALAGVTAQRENTITSAFNGLFPSDDIRTLNVAFNLTGNTNEQSWSLLSGLARLNYNIKDKYVFTGTIRTDGSSRFGENKRWGTFPSGAFAWNLHNEKFMAGLRTDVPELRARISYGETGNNQIGNYSQLGTVVTGNYVLGNNEAAGRLLNTLGNADLAWEKTEEVNFGLDAALHNYQVRLSMELYQRNTNSLLLQRDLPYLTGFTNVTQNLGEIRNRGLELSLSTVNVSRDKFSWTTDFNVAFNRNQVTKLPDGNDIFYRDAGPTAFIHRVGLPMATYVGYIIDGLYESTAQIASLTSYAGAVPGSFIIRDLNGDGSITERVMVEAGGDFAVLGDNYPDFIFGMTQTLSFGNIDVRALFTGSFGGDNLRSEFFRTSRNIDGLFIVDSDYVQNMWLSPDQPGDGITPTMNGGAFGRQQYRDNNHSLILSDASYIWLRNLMVRYNFDKGALAGSSVYLSGDNLMILSPYPGNPDVTDRERANVAPGLDFGNYPIPRSFTFGIELNL
- a CDS encoding outer membrane beta-barrel protein yields the protein MTASPSKGLLLASLLVLLTLPAKAQIGFAGGYALNMANSPSFTSSASNSFEPSGGFNLGMFYDFRFGKVTFRPGAFVRQADFDWEIEGLSAALNPLKSSIRVAEFPLDFLIHFRMETLSPYVVLGPSFNFLHTDQPDLRQTLDNPKGSTSFASFNIGAGLEFQPEGWGLVFFPEIRYGLALSGFMDEDYIVRTIAFSSDQQRISNLVLRLGISLPSY
- a CDS encoding RagB/SusD family nutrient uptake outer membrane protein, with protein sequence MRHSNMIKRILPVLCMVVLWTGCDSFLEPDPASFSTTANFYETPTQMEQAVNGVYARLRGFMGDEDYRYMTDLRGPTLTRHFDVNLPHTVAGIPQLDEFTMDVANGVVERNWQRMYQTIKEANVVIGRIDAVEFPDAAQKDRIIGEAKFIRALCYWNGVQFWGDIPLSLEEITSPSQAVPEGGRRPASEVYTQIVTDLQDAIAKLPVSYSGANVGRATQGAARFLLGKTYLLTGNFTGAATEFTALDAGPYSYSMMPTYLSVFDPANKNNAESIFELQFNPNIAGQPQIDALLVDILPYTAGGVFAIPTVVPLGRYMPTPDVINAYEPGDLRYADAIGWWEAAGNSAYPEIAFNDSIPYLNKFYWPAAINGQGQMNVNWISFRFADALLSAAEAYWRSSNDGQAMTYLNRVRDRAGLPPVNLGDFSGATTGSPMGDAILHERMIELLGEGHYWLDLMRFGSDVAERVMVAHGQAFRARDSKTLDVYNIRPDRFLYMVPPREILLGELTQNPGWN
- a CDS encoding TonB-dependent receptor plug domain-containing protein, whose product is MPGSRLLIACFCLGAPLVLGACASSRDMASEEPEEEVDPYVADVRSRGIAAAAGQHVGWASVVEDEENNRQHAFTEQLLHGQVAGVEVDELPGGGFKVRIRNASSFLGGTEPLYVVDGMPVLHHDGNGLSWLNIRDVKRIEIIKDVGSTALYGARGANGVVLITTKLGPDDNE